GATTTATTGTGCTGGACGGTGAAATTAGCACTGCAACTCTTATCTAATCCAGGATGCTTACATACTTAGTGTGACAAAGGGAGTTGGGGCCATATGAGTTTGAAAGCGGTTGAATTGCAGGTGGCAATACCACGCACGCTAGAAGTCAGCCGAATTCAGGAGCATCAGCAACAACGAACCATACATGAACAACAATCAATGATTGATCAGCGAAGAGACCTGGATGAACATATGCGCCAGCGCCCGAGCGATCTTGAGCAATCACAAAAGAACCAGATACGCGAACGAGAAAAAAAGCAAGGACAGCAAGAACATCAGGACAAAAAAGAATCCGCTGGAAGTCAATTGTCCGAATCGAGCGAAGGTGTATCTGCGAATGCTGATCTCATGAGAGATCCATTGCGTGGACGTATTATAGATATTTCTTTATAAACGAAGTCAAGCCAGAAATAAAGGTGGACAACATGGACGTAGTGTATCCCATCCTGATTGGAGCAGGAATGATCAGCATGCTTCTTGCTTTTGTCATTAAAAAGAAGCAGCCTGTTGACTCCTTTTCCTCAATACCGACACAACGCACGACGGACAAAGACGAGCTCGAAAAAAGCGTGCAGCGTCTTCAAAAACAGGTAAAGCAAGAAACCAATCTGCTTGCTGCAGAATGGCAGGAAATGAGAGCGGATCTTCTCGAGGATATTGCTAGTTTGAGCAAGCGATTAGACAATGTGGAAGAACAATGGAAAAAGAGTGAAACTCATAAGCAAGAAGCTCCAAAGGATACGAATAGGATAGAACCAGCACCTCAAGCTCAAGAGGTGGATATGCTGGCACTGCGAGAACGTTATCGCCGTGCCTTTGAGCTGAGTAAAGAAGGTTTGTCTCGGGATGAGATCGCAAAACGACTCGGTGCCGGCAGAGGGGAAATCGATTTGATCTTTTCCTTGGCTGACAGGCATGAGCGAGGTCTTGCCGATGCGTAAACAAGAGCTGTTATTTGGATTTGGAGCAGGACTGATAGTGGCTACCTCCATTATCGGACTGTTAGCGCCTAAGCAAACTGCGCAAGCCCCAGCCATGACTGTCGATCAAATGAAAGAAGCTGCACAAGAGCTGGAAATGGTCGTACTTACAGGAGAAGAATACAAACAGTGGCAGGAAGAAAAGAAGGTGAACGTACAGCCAGCTCCTGGAGTGCCTAAGGCCCCAGTGGCGCCTGTGACAAAGCAACCGCAAACGTCAGCTGTACAGCCTACAACACCTGCAGCTTCATCAGAGCAAAAGGTGATTCCGCCAACGAATCCAGTGAGTAAGGACGGCCAGCCTACTCCAACCGTACCGAATACGCAGACACCAACGTCACCCAATACGGTGGCTCCTAAAGCTCCGACTGTGGAAGCACCAGTAGCAGACAAGAAGGTATCTTTCACTGTACCTTACAAAGCAACTGCAGAAGATGTAGCGCAGGTTCTAGTCAAGGAAGGAATTCTTCCTGCCGACAATCAATTTGTGGCCCAGCTACGTGCAAGCGACAAGCTAAATCGTATTCGTGTCGGTACCTATGAAGTGTCGACCGCTGCTAAGGAAGCAGATATCGTCAAGTTGATAACAACGCCGCCTAAAAAATAGGCGGTTTTTTCAATGTAACCAAATGTGTCCATTTGTCGTCTGCCAAGAAGGCTCAAAACTTTTTTTGCGAAATAAATGGAATTCGTTTGTTGCAATTGAAACTCCCATATGATATATTCATTTACGGTGTTGAAATCGCACGTCCACCAATTCCGGCAACGGTGCTGCCTATGGCAGAATTGCTTGGAACATGCGGTGAGACGGAGGTAGGCATCACAAAAACCATTTTTGAAGGAGGTGTGAAATATGGCAGTAATTTCGATGAAACAATTGCTCGAGGCTGGTGTACACTTCGGTCACCAAACTCGTCGTTGGAACCCGAAAATGGCTCGCTATATCTTCACCGAACGTAACGGAATCTACATTATCGACCTGCAAAAAACCGTTAAAAAAGTAGAGGAAGCGTACAACTTCGTACGTGAACTCGCTCAAGACGGCGGTAAAGTGCTCTTCGTTGGTACGAAGAAACAAGCACAAGAATCCGTTAAAGAAGAAGCAGAACGCACAGGTCACTACTTCATCAACCAACGTTGGTTGGGTGGTACTCTGACAAACTTCACTACTATCAAAAAACGCACTTCTCGCTTGGCTGAGCTGAAGCGTATGGAAAACGATGGTACTTTCGAAGTATTGCCTAAGAAAGAAGTTATCGTTCTGCGCAAAGAAATGGATCGTCTGGAAAAATTCTTGGGCGGTATCGCTCACATGGATAAACTGCCTGACGCTCTGTTCGTCATCGATCCTCGTAAAGAGCGCATCGCTGTAGCAGAAGCTCGTAAATTGGGTATCCCAATCGTAGCGATCGTAGATACTAACTGCGATCCAGATGAAATCGATTATGTGATCCCAGGTAACGATGACGCAATTCGCGCTGTGAAATTGCTCACTGCTAAAATGGCAGACGCTCTGCAAGAAGGAAACCAAGGTACAGAGCAACAAGCAACAACAACTGCGTAAGCATGTGTGTTAAAGGGTGGACTGAGGGTGTCAGAACCCCCGTCCATCCTTTTTTGCTGATTAGCGTCGCTGAGGTGTTAGCAGGCGATTTGCTTTTCGACTATAATAGGATCGTAACTTTCCGAGGAGGTTTCACTCAATGGCAATTAGTGCACAAGCGGTTAAAGAACTGCGCGAGCGTACAGGCGCAGGTATGATGGATTGCAAACGCGCGTTGGAAGAAACAGCAGGCGACATGGAAAAAGCAATTGACTTGCTCCGTGAGCGCGGTGTAGCGAAAGCAGCGAAAAAATCCGGACGTATTGCAGCTGAAGGTTTGACTGCAACTGCGGTAGCTGGAAACGTTGCAGCAGTTGTAGAAGTAAACTGCGAAACTGACTTCGTTGGTAAAAACCCTGAGTTCCAAACCCTTGTTAAAGACATCGCTGAGCACGTTGTATCCCAACGTCCTGCATCTGTTGAAGAAGCTCTGGAGCAACCTTTCAAAGGTGCTGGCGAGACTTTGGCTCATGTAATCAACGAGAAAATCGCGACTATTGGAGAAAACATCTCCTTCCGTCGTTTTGCACTCTCCGAGAAAACAGACAACGGTGCTTTCGGTGCTTACCTGCACATGGGTGGCCGTATCGGCGTTCTGGTTACTTTGGAAGGTACACAAGACGAAACACTGGCTCGCGACCTGGGCATGCACGCAGCAGCGTCTAACCCTCGTTTTGCTAACCGTGATGAAGTTTCCACTGATGAGATCGAGCGCGAGCGTGAAGTTCTGAAGAACCAAGCGCTGGCTGAAGGCAAACCTGCTAACATCGTTGAGAAAATGGTAGAAGGCCGCCTCTCCAAATTCTTCGAAGAATACGTACTGGTTGAGCAACCATTCGTAAAAGATCCTGACAAGAAAGTAGCTGTTCTGCTGAAAGAAGCAGGTGCTACCTTGAAAGGATTCACTCGCTTCCAAGTAGGCGAAGGTATCGAGAAAAAACAAGAAGACTTCGCTGCTGAAGTTATGGCACAAGTTAATAAGCAATAATAAAGGTTATAGGGAACACCTTCGTGTTCCCTATTTTCAAAGCGAGAGTTTCACTTAGTGTGAAACTCTCTGCATGTAAAGAGCAATGTGTACCTGTACCCTTGTAGAAGGAATGAAGACTGGGCACAGAGAATGATTCATGAATGGAGGCCGTTTCACATGCCACTTCCTGCCTATAAACGGGTTGTGTTAAAGTTGAGTGGGGAAGCTTTGGCGGGGGACTTAGGGTATGGTATTGACCCAAAGGTTATTTTCTCCGTCGCTAACCAGATCAAGGAAATCGTAGAATTGGGTGTACAAGTCGCAGTAGTCGTCGGAGGAGGTAACATCTGGCGCGGACTTTCCGGCAGCTCTAAAGGAATGGATCGGGCAACAGCCGATTACATGGGGATGCTGGCCACAATTATGAACTCACTCGCCTTGCAGGATGGGTTAGAAAAAGTGAACGTCCCGACTCGTGTTCAAACCTCGATTGAGATGAGACAGGTAGCAGAACCATACATACGCCGTCGTGCCATTCGTCATTTAGAAAAAATGCGCGTGGTCATCTTCGCTGCCGGTACTGGTAACCCTTACTTTTCAACGGATACGACTGCTGCTCTGCGTGCAGCTGAGATTGAAGCTGAAGTAATCCTGATGGCGAAAAACAAGGTAGATGGTGTGTACTCTGCAGACCCAAGTCTTGACCCGAATGCTAAGAAGTACGACCAGTTGACATTCCTGGAAGTGCTGAACAAAGGTTTAGGTGTCATGGATTCTACAGCATCCAGCCTGTGCATGGATAACAGTATTCCATTGATCGTCTTTAACATTTCTGAAGAAGGCAATATTCGTCGGGCAGTAATGGGCGACAAAATCGGTACTCTAGTGAAAGGGGAATAATTATGCCTCAAACTGTGCTAAAAGACATGGAAGATCGCATGAATAAGGCGATCAATGCTTTGAAAAAAGACATGTCCAGCCTGCGTGCAGGACGTGCGAACCCAGCGATGCTGGATCGTGTTACAGTAGACTATTACGGCACTCCAACACCGATTAGCCAATTGGCTAACATCAGCGTACCAGAACCACGTATGCTGATTATCCAGCCATGGGATAAAACAGCGCTCAAAGAAATTGACCGTGCGCTGCAGCAATCGGATTTGGGAATTTCTCCATCCAACGATGGCGTGATTATCCGCCTGATGATTCCTCCACTCACAGAAGAGCGTCGCAAAGAGCTCGTGAAGCTGGCTGGAAAAGGTGGAGAAGAAGCAAAGGTAGCGATTCGTAACATCCGTCGTGATGCAAACGATGAAATTAAAAAGCTGGAAAAGGCTGCTACCATTTCTGAAGACGATTCCCGTCGTCACCAAGAAACTATCCAAAAAACAACGGATAAATTCATTGCTGAAGTTGACAAGGTCGTCAAAGACAAAGAGAAAGACATTTTGGAAGTATAGGTAATGGTAATCCCCCTCGTTTGAGGGGGATGTACGTCTATATCTCTCATTACGGGGGAACACTTTATGTTAGAACATCTGGCGCGCAAATGGGGCCGCAAAGAAAAGCAATCGGAGCCAGCCGAGTTCGATCGTTCCGGTAAAATTCCGGAGCATGTGGCAATTATTATGGATGGCAACGGTCGTTGGGCCAGTAAGCGCAGTTTACCCCGGGTTGCCGGGCACCGTGCAGGTATGAAAGCAGTAAAAGAAGTCGTGAAGGTTGCAGACGAGATCGGCGTTCGTTATATGACGATGTACGCATTCTCTACCGAAAACTGGAAGCGTCCACGCGATGAAGTGGATTTTCTCATGAAACTTCCGCAGGAATTTTTGTCGACAGAATTGGATGAATTAATAGAACGTGGTGTCCGCATACGCATGCTGGGCAGTAAAAGCGAGCTGCCTTCTCATACGTTGAAAGCGTTGCTGGAAGCAGAAGAGAAAACGAAGGACAATAGCGGTTTGCAATTGAATTTTGCCCTGAACTATGGCGGGCGAGATGAACTTGCAAAAGCATTTTCAGTGATGGCAGCACAAGTAAAAGCAGGTGAGCTTCAACCAGAGCAACTGACTGAGGAATTGATATCGAGCTACCTGTATACAAGCGAAATTCCCGATCCAGACCTCTTGATTCGCACAAGTGGAGAGATTCGCTTGAGTAACTTTATGCTGTGGCAATTGGCATATACAGAATTATGGTTTACGGATGTGCTGTGGCCTGATTTTACCCGTGAACATTTTTATCAAGCAATCGTGGAATACCAAGGCCGAGCTCGTCGCTACGGGGCGGTATAGCCGAGAGGTGGAATCAGTTGAAGCAACGTATAATAACAGGCCTGATTGGTGGGGCTGGTTTTCTATTATTGATGTATGCTGGTGGAGTTTGGTACTCACTTTTGGTGTTTTTACTGGCTGTCATTGGCTATTTTGAATTTATGAGAATGGCTGGCATTCAGTCATTTTATTTGGCAGGATTGCTCGGATATGTATTGATGTTAAGCATTTTGTGGCCGTCTCTATTATTTTCGGATTGGCTCAGTATCAGCATGCCGGATCTGATGCTGCCCGTCATCCTGCTCTTGTTGATTTACTCCGTTTTACGGAAAAATCAGTTTCACATTGAACACGTCGCCCTTACGTTGGTGGGGGCGTTATACATAGGCTACGGTTTTACTTACATGGCCGCTACCCGAAACCTACCTGAAGGATTCATGCTGACGGTCATGGTCATTATGGGAATATGGTCGACTGATTCGGGCGCCTATTTTGTCGGAAAAGCAATAGGTAAGCGTAAACTTTGGCCAGAAATAAGTCCAAACAAGACGGTAGAGGGAGCCTTAGGAGGTCTCGTTGCTTCTGTCCTGATTGTTCTTTCCATCAATGCAAGCTTCGGACATTTTGCGATTGATCAGGCTTTGACCATCGCACTTGTTGCGGGGATCGTCGGGCAATTGGGTGATTTGGTTGAGTCGGCTTTCAAGAGACATTTCCATGTAAAAGATTCAGGACAGCTCATTCCGGGTCACGGGGGCGTTTTGGATCGCTTTGATAGCTTTTTGCTCGTCTTTCCGGTTCTACATCTATTAGGTATTGTCTAAAACCTTTTGCATATAGAAAGAGATATAGAGGGTGAAATCCGTGAAAAAAATAGCGCTCTTAGGTTCAACGGGGTCAGTTGGAACGAGCACGCTTGAAGTCGTAGACCAGCATCCAGAGGATTTTTCGGTGGTGGCTATGGCTGCCGGAACAAACGTGGATCTATTGACACGCCAGGTGGAAAAATTCAAGCCCGAGCTCGTTTCTGTGGGAAATGAGAAGGCTGCCGTTGAACTGCGAGATAGATTGGCGGGTAAGTCTCAACCAGAAATCGTTTACGGGGCGGAAGGATTGGAACTGGTTGCCCGTCATGAAGCTGCCAATTTCGTTATGACCGCGGTTGTCGGCAGTGTAGGGGTCGCACCTACACTCGCTGCGATAGAGGCGGGAAAAACAATTGGACTGGCCAACAAAGAGACACTGGTGAGCGCTGGCCCTGTCGTCATGAAACGAGCAAAAGAAAAAGGTATCTCGATTATTCCAGTAGACAGCGAGCATTCAGCTGTCTACCAATGTCTGCAAGGCGAACGCAAGGAAGATGTGGCGCGGGTTATTTTGACCGCTTCAGGAGGTTCCTTCCGTCACCTCTCTCGCGAGGATCTACAGCAAGTGACTGTAGAGCAGGCATTGGCTCATCCGAATTGGAGCATGGGTGCAAAAATTACCATCGATTCTGCTACCATGATGAACAAAGGTTTTGAAGTGATCGAGGCTCATTGGCTGTTCGATTTACCTTATGAGCAAATCGAATGCGTATTGCATTATGAAAGTATCATACACTCTATGGTAGAATACAAAGACAGAGCGGTCATGGCCCAACTCGGTACGCCTGATATGAAGGTTCCGATTCAGTACGCCATGAGCTATCCCATCAGAAAAGAACTACCTACGGAACCACTTGATTTGGTCAAGATCGCCACGCTTCATTTTGCAGCCATGGATTATGAGCGTTATCCTCTGTTAAAATTAGCGTATGAGTGTGGCATGGCAGGAGGTACGCATACTGCAGTACTGAATGCAGCCAATGAAGTCGCAGTTGATAGGTTCTTAAAGGGAGCGATCAGTTTTTTAGACATCGAAAAGGTCGTCCGAAAAACTTGCGAAGCTCACCCTGGTGTAGCGAGTCCAGAGCTTGCAGATATTTTTGCAGCTGATGAGTGGGCACGCTCTTATGCGCTCGTCTCCATCTAAGGAATATGAGTGTTAGATACTTGACAGAAAGGTGGCTGTTCACTTGCCTTTGCCCAACCTGGATTCCGTTGAATCAATTCTCGCGATTGTAGTTGTATTTGGGGTACTTGTCTTTGTGCACGAACTAGGACACTTCCTTCTGGCCAAGAAGGCAGGGATCTTATGTCGTGAATTTGCACTGGGAATGGGGCCAAAAATTTTTCGCGTGAAGCGGGGAGAAACGGAATACACCTTACGCCTTTTACCCATCGGTGGTCTTGTTCGCATGGCGGGGGAAGACCCGGAGATGGATATGTTGAAACCGCACATGGAAGTAAGCTTGGAGCGGGATGCGTTAGGAAAGGTCACACATATTTTGCTCGATGGGCCAAGTTCTGGTTCTGCTCGTGCGATCACCGGTACGGTGGTACAATTTGATCTGGAGCAAAATTTAAATATTGTGCTTGAACTAGATGGAGAGCAGAAGACGTTTGCTGTTCATCCTCAGGCTCAACTGGTCAAGGATGGACAAGAAGTACAGATTGCCCCTCTGAACAGACAGTTCAAAGGTAAGACAGTTTCACAACGTTTTTGGGCGATTTTTGCAGGACCTGCAGCCAACTTTTTGCTGGCGTTTGTTTTGTTTATCGTGATCGGCTTCTTGTACGGCGTACCGAATGGCAGCTATCTGGGGAATGTGATCCCTGGAGGACCTGCTGCTCAAGCTGGATTATTGCCAGGTGATAAGGTGATCGCGATTCAAGGTCAGCCTGTATCCTCGTGGAAAGACGTTGTAGAGAAGATTAGCAAAGCGCCGGACCAACAATTAACATTTGAGTACGAGCGCAATGGCCAGCGTATGACTGTGCCAGTTAAAGTAGGGAAAGACGAAAACAACGTAGGCAAAATCATGGTGACCAATGCACTCACGTTTGCCCCAGGAGAAGTTCTCAAATACGGTGCAACGTCCACTTACGAGTTTACGATGATGATCCTGAAAAGCTTGGGAATGCTCGTAACGGGTGAATATGGACTGAAGGACTTGAGTGGTCCGGTCGGTATTTTCAAGATGACTGGAGAGGTTGCTCAACAAGGTATGGCGATTCTTTTGAAATGGGCTGCAGTATTGAGCATTAACCTTGGATTGTTCAATCTGTTGCCGCTGCCAGCCTTGGATGGCGGACGTCTCGCATTCTTGGGAGTAGAGGCGCTGCGTGGTCGACCTATTGACCCGCATAAAGAAGGAATGGTACATTTCTTGGGCTTTGCCTTTTTGATGTTGCTGATTTTGGTAGTGACGTGGAATGATCTGCAACGATTGTTCTCCTAATCACGTACTAACACGATAGAGAGAAAAACAGACATACCTAAAAGGATGGTGCAAAATGTTCAAGCGCGAGGAGACGAAACCGGTTTTTGTAGGTGGAGTGCAAATCGGGGGCCAAAAAAGCGTAGTCATCCAGTCAATGACGACAGCAGACACGCGTGATGTAGAAAAAACTCTGGCTGAGATTCAGAGACTGCATGATGTCGGTTGCCAAATTGTTCGCTTGGCCGTCATCAACGAAGATGCAGCCCGTGCCATCAAAAAAATTAAAGAACGCTCCCCGTTGCCGCTCGTTGCCGACATTCATTTCGACCACAAGCTGGCATTGATTGCGCTGGAGAGCGGGATTGATAAAATTCGTATCAACCCAGGCAACATCGGTTCGAAAGAAAAAACGCAACGCGTTGTGGAAGCGTGCCGTGAGCGCAATGTTCCGATCCGTATCGGGGTCAACTCCGGTTCAGTAGAGAGAAGACTTTTGGAAAAATACGGGTACCCTTCTCCGGAAGCGATCGTAGAAAGTGCGATAGACCACGTGCAAATTCTGGAAGACTTGAACTACGACAACATCGTCATTTCCTTGAAGTCTTCCGATGTTCCAACGATGATCCAAACATATTCGTTGATGGCACAGAAACGCAACTATCCGCTGCACGTCGGTGTAACAGAAGCAGGTACACAGTTCTCCGGCAGCATTAAGTCTTCAGTTGGAATCGGAACGGTATTGTCGATGGGAATTGGTGACACCATTCGCGTATCCCTGACGGCTGATCCTGTTGAAGAAATTAAAGTAGCAAAACAAATCCTTCGCAGCTTGGATATCGTGAACAACGATCCAGTGGTCATTGCATGCCCATCTTGCGGTCGATGCGCAATTGACCTGATCGGCTTGGCAACAAAAGTCGAGGATGCCATTTCCACGCTGAAAGTACCGTTAAAAGTAGCGGTAATGGGTTGCGCGGTAAATGGCCCTGGTGAAGCTCGTGAAGCAGATGTAGGCGTTGCCGGCGGAAATGGCGAGGGCTTGATTTTCCGTAATGGTGAAATTGTTCGGAAAGTAAAAGAAACCGAGTTGTTTGAAGAGCTGATGAAAGAAATTAACGAAATAGTAAACGAGCAAAAGCCTACAACTGTAGGATAATGCACGTTGATTGCTGATAAGGCATAAGGAGGACACGCACGTGTTGAAGCAAAGTCAAATGTTGATCCCTACCCTGCGGGAAGTGCCATCCGACGCGGAGATTGCCAGCCACAAGCTGCTGCTCCGCGCAGGTATGGCCCGCCAACTGGCTTCCGGTATTTATACGTACCTGCCCCTGGCGCTCCGTTCCCTGCACAAAATCCAAGCGATTGTGCGTGAAGAAATGAACAATGCTGGGGGACAAGAGCTGTTGATGCCAGCGATGCAACCAGCTGAGCTGTGGCATCAAACGGGTCGCTGGGATGTGTACGGTCCCGAGCTCGTTCGCCTGCGTGACCGTCATGATCGTCCTTTTGCCTTGGGTCCAACCCATGAAGAAGTCATTACGAGTCTCGTGCGTGATGAGATTAACTCTTACAAAAAACTCCCGATCAACCTTTATCAAATTCAAACCAAGTTCCGTGATGAAGTGCGTCCACGCTTCGGTTTGATTCGTTGCCGCGAGTTTATTATGAAGGATGCTTACTCTTTCGATTCGTCACAGGAAGGTCTGGATCGCAACTTCCAGGCTATGTATGATGCGTACACAAACATCTTTACCCGTGTAGGCTTGAACTTCCGTGCAGTAGAAGCGGATGCAGGTGCAATCGGCGGAAAAGGCACTTACGAATTCATGGCGTTGTGCGACATTGGGGAAGACACGATTGCTTATTCTGAAGAAGGCGATTATGCAGCCAACTTGGAAAAGGCAGAAGTCGTGTACAAGCCATCTGCAAAGCCAGCAACAGAAGCGCCAGCTCGAGAAAAATTGCATACGCCTGGTACCAAAACGATCGACCAATTGGTACAAGCACTGCAAATCGAGGCAAAGCAAATCATCAAGAGCCTCATTTATCGTGTAGACGACAAGCTGGTTATGGTGCTGGTGCGCGGTGATCATGAGATCAATGAAGTGAAGCTGAAAAACTTGTATGATGCTACGATCGTAGGACTGGCTTCTGAAGCGGATATTGTTTCGGTAACAGGAGCGCCTGCAGGATTTGTTGGCCCCGTTGGCATTGATCCTGAAAAAGTAGAAATCATTGCGGACAATTTTGTTCAAGATGTTTATGATGGTGTCGTCGGAGCCAATGAAACGGACTATCATCTGACTCACGTAGTTGCTGGCCGTGATTTCACGGTTTCCCAGTACGCTGACTTGCGCAACATTACAGAAGGTGACGAGTGCCCTCGTACTGGTGGTGTTATCAAGTTTGCACGTGGTGTAGAAGTCGGTCACGTATTCAAACTGGGTACGAAATACTCCACAGCAATGGGTGCTACGTACCTGGATGAGAACGGTCGCAGTCAACCAATGATCATGGGCTGCTACGGAATCGGTGTATCTCGTACAATTGCGGCAGTGATCGAGCAGAATAATGATGAAAATGGTATCATTTGGCCAGTATCTGTTGCACCTTTCCATGTGCATGTGATTCCGGTCAATGTTAAAGTAGAAGAGCAACGTCAAGTTAGCGAACAAATTACAGAAGCATTGCGCAAGGCAGGCGTAGAAGTTTTGTTTGACGATCGTCCTGAGCGTGCTGGTGTGAAGTTTAAAGACGCTGATTTGATTGGACTGCCTCTGCGTATTACGGTTTCCGATAAAGCTGCACAAGAAGGAACAGTGGAAGTGCGTATCCGCAAAAACGGTGAAACACATGATGTGAAGCTGGATCAATTGGTCGATGAAGTAAAAGGTCTCTTATCTCGTGTTGACCAAACTGGAGCTGCCTTGTTCGGTAACTAGTTGCATGCAGGAATAAGAAGGATTTTGTCGAATTTTTACGGGGTACTCCCCTAGATCAATGGGGAGTGCCTCTTTTTCTTGTTTGAACGCTCACTTATAGGGAAGGTGGGAAAACCGTGGACCGTTTACAAGAGCAAAAACATCGCTTCTCCCTATTGGTCAAGCAAATGGAAGTTCCTGACGAATGGGTGGAGCGATTTTTTCTTGATGCTCAGATTGAAAAGCTAGAGCTATATAAGCAGAACAAAGAATGGGTTTTTCACTTTGCCCTCCCGAGAATGATACCAGCGGATGTTTATGCAGCTTTTACCAAGCGATTGACGCATACATTTTCACATCTCGCTAAAGTAGATACCCGATTTCGCTATCTGCAAAAGCCGTCTCTCGATCATGTAGTCGAAGAGTATTGGGACGTCTTGCTGGCGGGACTGGAGCCGGCTCTGAACTCCTTGGCAGTTACGATGCGTCAAGCGCGTAAGCAAGTCGACCAACAGGAAGTCAAGGTATACTTGCCAACGGAGATGTCCGTTGAGGTTGCCAAGCGTAAACGAGCGGATAATGAGCTTTTGGCTGCTTTCCAGAAAGCTACGGATTGCTCGATGCGCTTTACTTTTCATGGGGAAGAAAGCGATGACGCGTATAAGGCCTTTGAGGAGCAACGTAAAGAGGAAGAGCGTGCTCTCGTCGAAGTTGTGATGACGGCTGTTCAACAGGAAAACAAATCGTCTGATAAAGCTGATGCTGTCACTACGCTCATGATGGGCTATGAAATTAAAGATGCGCCGATCCCGATTTGCGAGATTCAAGATGAGGAACGCCGTATCGTCATCCAAGGAACTGTATTTAACGTAGAAGTCAAAGAGCTTCGCAGTGGACGCCATTTGCTCACGTTCAACGTATCAGACTATACGGATTCTCTTACAGTGAAGATGTTCTCTCGCGATAAAGAAGACGTGAAAATGCTTGAATTGCTGAAAGACGGTATGTGGGTGAAAGTACGGGGAAGTGTACAGCATGACACATTTGTACGCGATCTCGTGATGAATGCCAATGATTTGAACCAGATTGAGCAGGTCATTCGCAAAGATCACGCGGAAGAAAAGCGCGTTGAGCTCCATTGCCATACGCCGATGAGTGCGCTGGATGCCGTTGCATCGGTAAAATCACTGGTCTCGACGGCAGCAAAGTGGGGTCATAAAGCAATTGCTGTCACTGACCATGGTGTCGTGCAGGCTTTTCCAGAGGCGTATTCCATCGCCAAAAAGAACAACATCAAATGCATTCTCGGTATGGAAGCATATGTAGTCGAGGATGGTATCGATATCGTTTATAACCTGCACGCAGACAATAATCTTGCCATTGATGAAAATACCGAATACGTCGTGTTTGATACGGAGACGACGGGTTTAA
This genomic stretch from Brevibacillus sp. DP1.3A harbors:
- a CDS encoding 1-deoxy-D-xylulose-5-phosphate reductoisomerase, translating into MKKIALLGSTGSVGTSTLEVVDQHPEDFSVVAMAAGTNVDLLTRQVEKFKPELVSVGNEKAAVELRDRLAGKSQPEIVYGAEGLELVARHEAANFVMTAVVGSVGVAPTLAAIEAGKTIGLANKETLVSAGPVVMKRAKEKGISIIPVDSEHSAVYQCLQGERKEDVARVILTASGGSFRHLSREDLQQVTVEQALAHPNWSMGAKITIDSATMMNKGFEVIEAHWLFDLPYEQIECVLHYESIIHSMVEYKDRAVMAQLGTPDMKVPIQYAMSYPIRKELPTEPLDLVKIATLHFAAMDYERYPLLKLAYECGMAGGTHTAVLNAANEVAVDRFLKGAISFLDIEKVVRKTCEAHPGVASPELADIFAADEWARSYALVSI
- the rseP gene encoding RIP metalloprotease RseP, whose protein sequence is MPLPNLDSVESILAIVVVFGVLVFVHELGHFLLAKKAGILCREFALGMGPKIFRVKRGETEYTLRLLPIGGLVRMAGEDPEMDMLKPHMEVSLERDALGKVTHILLDGPSSGSARAITGTVVQFDLEQNLNIVLELDGEQKTFAVHPQAQLVKDGQEVQIAPLNRQFKGKTVSQRFWAIFAGPAANFLLAFVLFIVIGFLYGVPNGSYLGNVIPGGPAAQAGLLPGDKVIAIQGQPVSSWKDVVEKISKAPDQQLTFEYERNGQRMTVPVKVGKDENNVGKIMVTNALTFAPGEVLKYGATSTYEFTMMILKSLGMLVTGEYGLKDLSGPVGIFKMTGEVAQQGMAILLKWAAVLSINLGLFNLLPLPALDGGRLAFLGVEALRGRPIDPHKEGMVHFLGFAFLMLLILVVTWNDLQRLFS
- the ispG gene encoding flavodoxin-dependent (E)-4-hydroxy-3-methylbut-2-enyl-diphosphate synthase, translating into MFKREETKPVFVGGVQIGGQKSVVIQSMTTADTRDVEKTLAEIQRLHDVGCQIVRLAVINEDAARAIKKIKERSPLPLVADIHFDHKLALIALESGIDKIRINPGNIGSKEKTQRVVEACRERNVPIRIGVNSGSVERRLLEKYGYPSPEAIVESAIDHVQILEDLNYDNIVISLKSSDVPTMIQTYSLMAQKRNYPLHVGVTEAGTQFSGSIKSSVGIGTVLSMGIGDTIRVSLTADPVEEIKVAKQILRSLDIVNNDPVVIACPSCGRCAIDLIGLATKVEDAISTLKVPLKVAVMGCAVNGPGEAREADVGVAGGNGEGLIFRNGEIVRKVKETELFEELMKEINEIVNEQKPTTVG
- a CDS encoding proline--tRNA ligase — translated: MKQSQMLIPTLREVPSDAEIASHKLLLRAGMARQLASGIYTYLPLALRSLHKIQAIVREEMNNAGGQELLMPAMQPAELWHQTGRWDVYGPELVRLRDRHDRPFALGPTHEEVITSLVRDEINSYKKLPINLYQIQTKFRDEVRPRFGLIRCREFIMKDAYSFDSSQEGLDRNFQAMYDAYTNIFTRVGLNFRAVEADAGAIGGKGTYEFMALCDIGEDTIAYSEEGDYAANLEKAEVVYKPSAKPATEAPAREKLHTPGTKTIDQLVQALQIEAKQIIKSLIYRVDDKLVMVLVRGDHEINEVKLKNLYDATIVGLASEADIVSVTGAPAGFVGPVGIDPEKVEIIADNFVQDVYDGVVGANETDYHLTHVVAGRDFTVSQYADLRNITEGDECPRTGGVIKFARGVEVGHVFKLGTKYSTAMGATYLDENGRSQPMIMGCYGIGVSRTIAAVIEQNNDENGIIWPVSVAPFHVHVIPVNVKVEEQRQVSEQITEALRKAGVEVLFDDRPERAGVKFKDADLIGLPLRITVSDKAAQEGTVEVRIRKNGETHDVKLDQLVDEVKGLLSRVDQTGAALFGN